The following proteins come from a genomic window of Mycobacterium sp. DL:
- a CDS encoding cutinase family protein has translation MLAAVATLAGLSAPPAMAAPKCNDIELVFARGTDEPAGLGAVGKALVETLRPMVEDQSIGTYAVKYPASWDFLQAAAGANDASARIQSIVSNCPESKIVLGGYSQGAAVIDVVTTSPIAALGYTKPLPATVIPHIAAVAVFGNPSARLGRPLTLLSPDFGGRTADLCNTNDPICSRGDDFESHSRYPQSGLVKLAAQWITKHVQQQPLTADS, from the coding sequence ATGCTGGCCGCGGTCGCGACGCTGGCCGGCCTGAGCGCGCCCCCGGCGATGGCTGCCCCGAAGTGCAACGACATCGAGCTAGTGTTCGCCCGGGGAACCGACGAACCCGCCGGGCTCGGCGCGGTCGGAAAGGCACTCGTCGAGACGCTGCGACCCATGGTCGAAGACCAGTCCATCGGCACCTACGCGGTGAAATATCCGGCGTCGTGGGATTTCCTGCAGGCGGCCGCCGGGGCCAACGACGCGAGTGCCCGCATTCAGTCCATCGTCTCGAACTGCCCGGAGAGCAAAATCGTGCTGGGCGGCTACTCGCAGGGCGCAGCCGTCATCGACGTCGTCACCACCTCGCCGATCGCAGCGCTCGGCTACACCAAGCCCCTGCCCGCCACCGTCATCCCCCACATCGCGGCCGTCGCGGTCTTCGGCAACCCGTCCGCGCGGCTCGGTCGGCCGCTGACCCTCCTCAGCCCCGACTTCGGCGGCCGGACCGCCGACCTGTGCAACACCAACGATCCGATCTGCTCCCGGGGCGACGATTTCGAGTCCCACAGTCGCTATCCGCAATCAGGCCTGGTCAAGCTCGCCGCCCAGTGGATCACCAAACACGTGCAGCAGCAGCCGCTAACGGCGGATTCCTAG